A DNA window from Flavisolibacter ginsenosidimutans contains the following coding sequences:
- a CDS encoding DUF922 domain-containing protein: MKRFHLLPLLLLTANFSGTPAPAKPQLPVPVTVTVPEKILPGGEDENEVIPWQPERKLGWEDFLCAPQKQGDAVASTSTSLGISYQVKDGDLTFHISCHFSKKKSWGLLRTDYILAHEQVHFDITELHARKLYEALSNYQFNPETFKKDIAAIYEQIVKEKEDMQEAYDGETDHSRRKSIQYEWFDKVDKMLAQTAAYAAYP; the protein is encoded by the coding sequence ATGAAACGCTTCCACCTGTTACCCTTACTTCTGTTGACTGCGAACTTCTCCGGCACGCCGGCTCCGGCCAAGCCGCAGTTGCCCGTACCCGTTACCGTTACCGTACCCGAAAAAATTTTACCCGGCGGCGAAGATGAGAACGAAGTCATTCCCTGGCAGCCCGAACGAAAACTTGGGTGGGAGGATTTTCTCTGCGCCCCGCAAAAGCAGGGCGATGCCGTTGCTTCTACAAGTACCTCGCTTGGTATTTCGTACCAGGTAAAAGACGGCGACTTGACCTTCCACATCTCCTGCCATTTTTCCAAGAAGAAATCCTGGGGTTTGTTAAGGACCGATTACATACTGGCGCACGAGCAGGTGCACTTCGACATTACCGAGCTTCATGCCCGCAAGCTATATGAAGCTTTGTCGAACTATCAATTCAATCCCGAGACATTTAAAAAAGACATTGCCGCCATTTATGAGCAAATTGTAAAAGAGAAGGAAGACATGCAGGAAGCTTACGACGGCGAAACGGATCACAGCCGCCGCAAGAGCATTCAATACGAGTGGTTTGACAAGGTGGATAAAATGCTGGCGCAAACCGCGGCGTATGCGGCTTATCCGTAA
- a CDS encoding cob(I)yrinic acid a,c-diamide adenosyltransferase, which yields MAFKIYTKTGDKGATSLIGGTKVPKNDIRIETYGTVDELNSWIGYINDLFKDDEFKTELKEIQDRLFTIGSSLATDAEKEPKLKLPDLHQSDIVFLENRIDGMTAGLPPMKSFILPGGHATVSSIHIVRCVCRRAERLCVNMQQHELFVDEKIIQYLNRLSDYLFTLARYAAQKLGAEEIPWKPRLNS from the coding sequence ATGGCATTTAAGATTTACACAAAAACAGGCGACAAAGGTGCAACCTCTTTAATCGGCGGCACCAAGGTTCCGAAGAATGACATTCGCATTGAAACCTACGGCACGGTGGACGAACTGAACTCGTGGATTGGTTACATCAACGATTTGTTTAAGGACGATGAATTCAAAACCGAATTGAAAGAGATACAAGACCGCTTGTTCACCATTGGTTCTTCGCTGGCCACCGATGCGGAGAAGGAACCGAAGCTGAAGCTGCCCGACCTGCACCAAAGCGATATTGTTTTTTTAGAAAACCGCATTGATGGAATGACCGCGGGCCTTCCGCCGATGAAATCCTTTATTCTGCCCGGCGGACACGCTACTGTTTCTTCCATTCACATTGTTCGCTGCGTGTGTCGCCGTGCCGAGCGGCTTTGCGTGAACATGCAACAGCACGAGCTCTTTGTGGACGAAAAAATCATTCAATACCTCAACCGCCTGAGCGATTACCTTTTTACCCTGGCCCGTTACGCGGCGCAAAAGCTGGGCGCCGAAGAAATACCCTGGAAGCCCCGGTTAAACTCCTGA
- a CDS encoding ABC transporter ATP-binding protein: MEAVIRLNDVRKNYYLGKAVVEVLKGISLSINKAEFVALMGPSGSGKSTLMNIIGCLDTPTSGDYFLSNQPVARMNDDALADVRNKEIGFVFQQFNLLPRLTALENVALPLVYAGVGKKERTERAKEVLERVSLGDRSHHRPNELSGGQNQRVAIARALINNPSIILADEPTGNLDSKTSAEIMKVFEQIHAAGNTLVLVTHEEEIAAHAKRIVRLKDGIVENPLSP, encoded by the coding sequence ATGGAAGCGGTGATTCGGCTAAACGATGTGCGAAAGAATTATTATCTCGGCAAAGCGGTGGTTGAAGTGCTCAAGGGCATTTCGCTTTCTATTAATAAGGCTGAATTTGTGGCGCTGATGGGACCATCCGGATCGGGCAAAAGCACGCTGATGAACATTATCGGCTGCCTTGATACACCGACAAGCGGCGACTATTTTTTAAGCAATCAACCGGTGGCCCGTATGAACGACGATGCGCTTGCCGACGTGCGCAACAAAGAAATTGGTTTCGTGTTTCAGCAATTTAATTTGCTGCCGCGTTTAACCGCTTTGGAGAATGTGGCCCTGCCTTTGGTTTACGCCGGCGTTGGCAAAAAAGAACGAACCGAAAGAGCAAAAGAAGTTTTGGAGCGGGTAAGTCTTGGTGACAGAAGCCATCACCGGCCGAACGAATTGAGTGGCGGCCAAAATCAACGCGTAGCCATTGCTCGTGCTTTAATCAACAACCCTTCCATCATCCTGGCGGATGAACCGACGGGCAATCTCGATTCAAAAACGTCGGCCGAAATCATGAAGGTGTTTGAACAAATACACGCCGCCGGTAACACCCTGGTTTTGGTCACCCACGAAGAAGAGATTGCGGCACACGCCAAGCGCATCGTTCGCTTGAAAGATGGCATTGTTGAAAACCCCCTGTCCCCCTAA
- the gatC gene encoding Asp-tRNA(Asn)/Glu-tRNA(Gln) amidotransferase subunit GatC — protein MQVDDALIDKLSRLAMLDFDGAEREELKADLQKMIGFVDKLKELDTTGIEPLLHITSAVNVLREDEPKNMLTKEEALQNAPLHNGDFFLVPKVIKKDDA, from the coding sequence ATGCAGGTAGATGACGCACTGATTGATAAATTATCCCGCCTGGCCATGCTTGATTTTGATGGGGCCGAACGCGAAGAGCTAAAAGCCGATCTCCAAAAAATGATTGGCTTTGTGGACAAGCTCAAAGAGCTTGACACAACCGGCATTGAACCGCTGTTGCACATAACCAGCGCCGTAAACGTGTTGCGTGAAGACGAGCCGAAGAACATGCTCACCAAAGAAGAAGCCTTGCAAAACGCACCGCTGCACAACGGGGATTTCTTTCTCGTGCCCAAAGTGATTAAAAAGGACGATGCCTGA
- the thpR gene encoding RNA 2',3'-cyclic phosphodiesterase, with the protein MESMYFVAVVLPKHLDEKILQHKKWMKENYGCKVGLKSPAHVTLVPPFWMNAENESQLKNNLKTIASAVVPFTVWTNNFAAFKPRTLFVATKENKALNELKKKTDDVFQRSDYKIKKEARPFHPHITIATRDLHKAAFAGAWPQFQNKSFEESFAATSISLLKHNGRTWDVIFTANFKTDLEQNAGKTV; encoded by the coding sequence ATGGAAAGCATGTACTTCGTGGCGGTGGTTTTACCGAAGCACCTGGATGAAAAAATTCTTCAGCACAAAAAATGGATGAAGGAAAACTACGGCTGCAAAGTAGGCTTGAAGTCGCCGGCGCACGTTACGCTTGTACCGCCGTTTTGGATGAATGCGGAAAACGAAAGCCAGTTGAAAAACAATTTGAAAACGATTGCATCGGCCGTTGTACCGTTCACCGTGTGGACGAATAATTTCGCTGCGTTTAAGCCGCGAACCCTGTTCGTTGCCACGAAGGAAAACAAGGCGTTGAATGAATTGAAAAAGAAAACCGATGACGTCTTTCAGCGCAGCGATTACAAAATAAAAAAAGAAGCCCGGCCTTTTCATCCGCACATTACCATCGCTACCCGCGACTTGCACAAAGCGGCTTTTGCTGGGGCATGGCCGCAGTTTCAAAACAAAAGCTTTGAAGAAAGCTTCGCGGCAACCAGTATTTCTTTGCTAAAACACAATGGCCGCACCTGGGATGTAATCTTCACGGCAAACTTTAAAACAGACCTGGAGCAAAATGCAGGAAAGACCGTGTAA
- a CDS encoding PAS domain-containing protein — translation MERSVTLCLRSSQLILNGAWDWEMESAAVYCSDVMSFPETFEGTKGIVHPDDLQKLSGALQLLADGRLPNLDFRLITTWGEVKALSGENVSLEKSLPTEADQRERWEGPLQQLASLKEAEALKQRTDLADAAEIAHRIGSWAVNKSTGEVWYSDGVYRIHNLPPQSLNAHANTFLVFLHPDDRATVADALEAAYAQEVPVHLEYRIVIAGGEVRTVRLITHWSYTKQGQPLFSGVLRDLSEERQAAAEAQTAAQTAKFHQQVMKFSEHYWSAGYWFVNLVTRKAVYSDNYYRIYGLKQQQLPGYNAFLNLVHPDDRYRIQDLINRMYSEHRLPEAEFRIIRPDGKQRHLKQSGKVFVSGNDLIMIGAVHDVTVQRGLEKKVAELHDKAALQDLVQSVTENLTETGFITWHPEGYVQWSPGLYRVLGYKANSIEALPGLLHRQIHPDDLNAFKDAETLVTNGQPHEGLRFRILNRGGIRQLSISFHRIASGGREMVVGVVQDFTRQAALHQKLTDTTRFGETLSAAISDAVLLTDKENTVLAWNRVATEKTGIKAEEALYSNLFDLFPALNEEAYLKQLQTVMLGSEVHQLKARNLYLKKPHHYYLIPLRDESGETTRVLHVVQDVSRELDLQQQLSERLAFIESLVESSVDRIVVLDKHMNYVYWNKRAEEYYATGKSRVIGRNILEIFPGLRNDPNYNEFRKVLRGETVYLPPLRNAESNEYFETYLVPVKDEHQEVAAILWIVHDLSKEFQLQEVQRKAQEQLAEEHRRLKDAQTIGRVGSFEWNAATNSIHWSDEMYRIHGLEPQSETLTLEKVLSFIHPDDVETSLETLRQSRKEPGLVSMTHRIIRAGGEVRTISRTLQSFAGEDGQVTFLSGTVQDITEQKLAEQQIKEQSNYITRITDTVPDMISVIELATGKTTFLNADVFAANGFDAERMNARSMEERKEIIYPDDRPVLASYFRSLASASDDDMAVAEYRSKTDSGEWRWFSVRGKVFQRNEEGAVTHVLNVIENITRRKKAEEELIRIKDALTQKAADKFLVLFNSIDEGFYQCEVIFDEAGRPVDILYLEENPAAVRIIGQSFVGKTLKQINTGYEKKWFETWGSVVLTGESKRMEQYSKPDQKWFDFYITKIGDKDSRQVAVIFQDVTEQKNAAKALRQSEERLRHFNASLEQQVAERTTEIEKNRILLKQAENIAIIGSWEYEIPLGRFSWSDGMYSIFDEPKGALVQPEIYLERSLEEDRAAAKRIVKQLRKLHQPFEETLRINRNDGFRLLKVKATVVCDEEGKPQKIIGVDKDITGIHNAEEKLAQSQYWLEQTTKATPDAITVYDLEKKEPLYLNDCLAQWTGVPADKLVSMGIEGRLQLIHPDDRLPLLHFNEKIAAANDGKVLLMEYRVLSKDEGIRWLRNRAKVFQRGKNGKVTHILSILQDVTEEKEAGAKLKELNESLEAKNKDLENKNEEITSFAFVASHDLKEPLRKIHTFSDWLLTKEEGISEDGKENLRRLINSVKRLGVLVDDIVALTKVHVRDEGLEDVDLNTVLQTAMSEMQDVIVNSGAEIVAGELPVIKGVENHLLYLFKNLLGNAIKFQPPGNKPVVRIQASRDDKYTRLSFADNGIGFAPEHRKKIFQMFRRLHGRQEYDGTGMGLAICKKIMEKHGGNITAESEKGKGATFVCTFPA, via the coding sequence GTGGAGAGAAGTGTCACCTTGTGTCTTCGTTCATCTCAACTTATACTTAACGGTGCATGGGATTGGGAAATGGAAAGCGCCGCTGTTTATTGCAGCGACGTGATGTCCTTTCCCGAAACCTTTGAAGGCACCAAGGGCATTGTTCATCCCGATGACCTGCAAAAGCTAAGCGGCGCACTTCAACTGCTGGCCGATGGCCGGTTGCCGAACCTTGACTTTCGCCTCATTACTACCTGGGGCGAAGTAAAAGCACTGAGCGGGGAAAACGTTTCGCTGGAAAAATCATTGCCAACAGAAGCGGATCAAAGGGAACGTTGGGAAGGCCCGCTGCAACAACTGGCATCGCTTAAAGAAGCTGAGGCCCTAAAGCAACGAACCGATCTTGCAGATGCGGCCGAAATAGCTCACCGCATTGGTTCCTGGGCCGTGAACAAAAGCACCGGCGAAGTCTGGTATTCCGACGGCGTGTACCGCATTCACAACCTGCCGCCGCAAAGCCTCAACGCACACGCCAATACCTTTCTCGTCTTTTTGCATCCCGATGACCGTGCAACGGTAGCCGATGCCCTGGAAGCTGCCTATGCCCAGGAGGTGCCGGTGCATTTGGAATACCGCATTGTTATAGCCGGTGGCGAGGTGCGCACCGTGCGGTTAATCACGCATTGGTCGTACACCAAACAAGGCCAACCGCTTTTTAGCGGCGTGCTTCGCGACCTGAGCGAAGAGCGGCAGGCCGCCGCCGAAGCCCAGACGGCGGCGCAAACCGCAAAATTCCATCAGCAGGTGATGAAGTTTTCGGAACATTACTGGAGCGCCGGTTACTGGTTTGTCAACCTCGTTACACGCAAGGCGGTTTATTCCGACAACTACTACCGCATTTACGGCCTGAAGCAGCAACAATTGCCCGGCTATAACGCCTTCCTGAACCTTGTGCATCCCGACGACCGGTACCGCATACAAGACCTCATTAACCGCATGTACAGCGAGCACCGGTTGCCCGAAGCCGAGTTTCGCATCATTCGTCCCGACGGCAAACAACGGCATCTGAAACAAAGCGGTAAAGTTTTTGTCAGTGGCAACGATTTAATCATGATTGGCGCGGTACACGACGTTACCGTGCAACGCGGACTCGAAAAAAAGGTCGCCGAACTGCACGACAAGGCTGCGTTGCAAGACCTGGTTCAATCCGTTACCGAGAACCTTACCGAAACCGGCTTTATTACCTGGCATCCCGAAGGCTACGTTCAGTGGAGCCCAGGTTTGTACCGGGTACTCGGGTACAAGGCCAATTCGATAGAAGCCTTGCCGGGACTTCTGCACCGGCAAATTCACCCGGATGATTTGAATGCGTTTAAAGATGCGGAAACACTCGTTACCAACGGCCAGCCGCACGAAGGGCTTCGGTTCCGCATTTTAAACAGGGGCGGCATCCGGCAATTGTCCATCTCCTTTCACCGCATTGCCAGTGGTGGCCGCGAGATGGTGGTTGGCGTGGTGCAGGATTTTACCAGGCAAGCTGCCCTGCACCAAAAGCTTACCGACACTACGCGGTTTGGCGAAACGCTGAGTGCTGCCATCAGCGATGCGGTACTGCTTACCGATAAAGAAAACACCGTGCTGGCCTGGAACCGCGTCGCCACAGAAAAAACCGGCATCAAGGCTGAGGAGGCTCTTTACAGCAATCTCTTTGATTTGTTTCCGGCGCTGAACGAGGAAGCCTATTTAAAGCAGTTGCAAACCGTGATGCTGGGCAGCGAAGTTCACCAACTGAAAGCCCGCAACCTTTACCTAAAAAAGCCGCATCATTATTACCTGATTCCGCTGCGAGACGAGAGCGGCGAAACAACCCGGGTGCTGCACGTGGTGCAGGACGTTTCCCGCGAATTGGATCTGCAACAGCAATTAAGCGAACGCCTTGCCTTTATTGAAAGCCTGGTGGAATCTTCGGTGGACCGCATTGTGGTGCTGGACAAGCACATGAATTATGTGTACTGGAACAAGAGAGCCGAAGAATACTACGCCACCGGCAAAAGCCGCGTGATTGGCCGCAACATCCTCGAAATTTTCCCGGGTTTGCGCAACGATCCAAACTACAACGAGTTTCGCAAAGTGTTGCGGGGCGAAACCGTTTACCTGCCGCCGTTGCGAAACGCGGAAAGCAACGAATATTTTGAAACCTATCTTGTTCCGGTAAAAGACGAACACCAGGAAGTAGCGGCCATCCTATGGATTGTGCACGACCTGAGCAAAGAATTCCAATTGCAGGAAGTGCAACGCAAAGCACAGGAGCAATTGGCCGAAGAACACCGCCGGTTAAAGGACGCACAAACCATTGGTCGTGTAGGAAGTTTTGAATGGAACGCGGCAACAAACAGCATTCACTGGAGCGATGAAATGTACCGCATTCACGGACTGGAACCGCAAAGTGAAACCCTTACACTTGAAAAAGTGTTGTCCTTTATCCATCCCGACGACGTGGAAACTTCTTTAGAAACGTTGCGGCAGAGCCGGAAAGAACCCGGTTTAGTAAGTATGACACACCGCATCATCAGGGCCGGCGGTGAAGTGCGGACGATTAGCCGTACCCTGCAATCGTTTGCCGGTGAAGATGGACAGGTTACCTTTTTAAGCGGAACGGTTCAGGACATTACAGAACAAAAATTAGCGGAGCAACAGATCAAGGAGCAGTCGAATTACATTACACGCATTACCGACACCGTTCCGGACATGATTAGCGTAATTGAACTGGCAACCGGTAAAACGACCTTTCTCAACGCAGACGTTTTTGCAGCCAATGGCTTTGACGCTGAACGGATGAACGCAAGAAGCATGGAGGAAAGGAAGGAAATTATCTACCCCGACGACCGCCCGGTTCTTGCAAGTTATTTCCGTTCCCTAGCCTCTGCTTCCGATGACGACATGGCCGTTGCCGAGTATCGTTCAAAAACCGACAGCGGTGAATGGCGATGGTTTTCGGTAAGGGGCAAAGTGTTTCAACGAAACGAAGAAGGCGCGGTTACACACGTATTAAACGTAATTGAAAACATTACCCGGCGAAAGAAAGCCGAAGAAGAACTCATTCGCATTAAAGACGCCCTGACCCAAAAGGCAGCGGACAAATTTCTCGTCCTCTTCAACTCCATTGACGAAGGCTTTTATCAATGCGAAGTCATTTTTGACGAAGCCGGCAGGCCGGTTGATATTTTATACCTGGAAGAAAACCCGGCCGCCGTTCGCATCATTGGGCAAAGCTTTGTTGGCAAAACCCTGAAACAGATAAATACCGGCTACGAAAAGAAGTGGTTTGAAACCTGGGGTTCCGTAGTCCTCACCGGCGAAAGCAAGCGGATGGAGCAATATTCCAAACCGGATCAAAAATGGTTTGATTTCTACATCACGAAAATCGGCGACAAGGACAGCCGACAGGTAGCGGTCATTTTTCAAGACGTTACCGAACAAAAAAATGCAGCAAAAGCGTTGCGGCAAAGCGAAGAAAGGCTTCGTCATTTTAATGCGTCGCTGGAGCAGCAGGTGGCCGAACGCACAACGGAAATTGAGAAGAACCGGATTCTTTTAAAGCAAGCCGAGAACATTGCAATCATCGGAAGCTGGGAATACGAAATTCCTTTGGGCCGCTTTAGCTGGAGCGACGGCATGTACAGCATCTTTGATGAGCCAAAAGGCGCACTCGTTCAGCCGGAAATTTACCTGGAGCGTTCGTTGGAAGAAGACCGGGCCGCAGCGAAACGCATTGTTAAGCAGTTGCGCAAACTTCACCAGCCCTTTGAAGAAACCTTGCGGATAAACCGGAACGACGGCTTTCGGTTGCTGAAGGTAAAGGCAACCGTCGTTTGTGACGAAGAAGGCAAACCGCAAAAAATAATCGGCGTTGACAAAGACATCACCGGCATCCATAATGCCGAAGAAAAACTGGCGCAAAGCCAGTACTGGCTGGAGCAAACTACCAAGGCTACACCCGATGCCATTACCGTTTATGACCTCGAAAAAAAGGAACCGCTGTACCTGAACGATTGCCTTGCGCAATGGACCGGCGTGCCTGCGGACAAACTCGTGAGCATGGGCATTGAAGGACGATTGCAATTGATTCACCCCGACGACCGGTTGCCGCTGCTGCATTTCAACGAAAAAATTGCCGCGGCAAATGACGGCAAGGTACTGTTGATGGAATACCGCGTTCTATCCAAAGACGAAGGCATTCGCTGGCTCCGGAACCGGGCCAAGGTTTTTCAACGCGGCAAGAACGGCAAGGTCACACACATTCTCAGCATACTGCAAGACGTTACCGAAGAAAAAGAGGCCGGGGCAAAGTTGAAAGAGCTGAACGAATCGCTGGAAGCAAAAAACAAAGACCTCGAAAACAAGAACGAGGAGATTACGTCCTTTGCTTTTGTGGCTTCGCACGATTTGAAAGAACCGCTGCGCAAGATTCATACGTTTAGCGATTGGCTGCTGACAAAAGAGGAAGGCATTTCGGAAGACGGCAAAGAAAATTTACGCCGTCTCATCAACTCGGTAAAGCGACTGGGCGTTCTTGTTGACGACATTGTTGCTTTAACCAAAGTACACGTTCGCGATGAAGGATTAGAGGACGTTGATTTAAACACCGTGTTGCAAACAGCAATGTCCGAGATGCAGGACGTGATCGTGAATTCCGGCGCCGAGATTGTTGCCGGTGAATTGCCGGTAATCAAGGGAGTCGAAAATCATTTGCTCTACCTGTTTAAAAATCTTCTTGGCAACGCCATTAAATTTCAGCCGCCCGGCAACAAACCCGTCGTTCGCATACAGGCAAGCCGGGATGATAAATACACCAGGCTTTCGTTTGCCGACAACGGCATCGGCTTTGCGCCGGAGCACCGCAAAAAAATCTTCCAAATGTTTCGCCGCCTGCACGGCCGGCAGGAATACGACGGCACGGGAATGGGCCTTGCCATCTGCAAAAAAATTATGGAAAAACACGGCGGGAACATCACGGCCGAAAGCGAGAAAGGCAAAGGCGCAACCTTTGTTTGTACGTTTCCTGCCTGA
- a CDS encoding family 43 glycosylhydrolase: MNNSFAAALLVLACTISSFSGSPKAQAHNIKNDVFWNTKDGQPIYSQGGGIFRFKDPQSGIEKYYWYGVRYEEAESYRNNPAFTQPRASFKSVTCYSSTDLVNWTFENDVLTNEELLKHGGKTWVGRLGVAYVKELKKYALFVQHGNQVLLAVSNTPAGEFTWHQQISMKDMIGTTNTGDQTVFTDEDNGKSYLVYSYGSGRNKIYVSEIGVKDGMVNLLDCTKVFQGESREGNCLFKYKGRYYMCASNIYGWDASFAYYLVADDIRGPYTPANDMQVMAGCADDYAHVSQTGFFVTVKGNKKETVVYCGDRWADFAGNGLGYNQWCPLSFNGAAPYFNSLNSWNLDAATGEWTVAPDNNYAKNGSFEADRKAIPSHVKPVQTDLLGWTTTVIEGNKISLDSLSSPVLNHTNSDSERRFVTGEKSLNIGDKISFRRKVSQAIASSPFVPLEDGVYTLTARIRNSSGFAKLEMYAESKGKTYKLAIKEENTAWKTIELKGIAVKGGKVEIGFTAEGAANAFCYVDDVSLQVVQSGRTKGDVQLKLRSEQTPPTLLAIQTK, translated from the coding sequence TTGAACAATTCCTTTGCCGCCGCTCTTCTCGTGCTGGCCTGCACAATCTCCAGCTTTTCCGGTTCGCCAAAAGCGCAGGCACACAACATCAAAAACGATGTGTTCTGGAACACCAAAGACGGCCAGCCCATTTACAGCCAGGGCGGCGGCATCTTCCGGTTTAAAGATCCACAGTCGGGAATAGAAAAATATTATTGGTACGGCGTGCGGTATGAAGAGGCCGAGAGCTATCGCAACAATCCCGCTTTTACGCAGCCCAGGGCAAGCTTCAAATCCGTTACCTGCTACAGTTCTACCGATCTTGTAAACTGGACGTTTGAGAACGACGTGTTAACCAACGAAGAACTTCTTAAACACGGCGGCAAAACATGGGTAGGACGTTTGGGCGTAGCCTATGTAAAAGAGCTGAAGAAATATGCCTTGTTTGTGCAGCACGGCAACCAGGTTTTACTTGCTGTTTCCAACACGCCGGCAGGAGAATTTACCTGGCACCAGCAGATCAGCATGAAAGACATGATTGGCACCACCAACACCGGCGATCAAACGGTGTTTACCGACGAAGACAACGGCAAATCATACCTCGTTTATTCTTACGGCAGCGGACGAAACAAGATCTACGTTTCGGAGATTGGCGTGAAAGACGGGATGGTAAACCTGCTGGATTGCACAAAGGTTTTCCAGGGCGAAAGCCGCGAAGGAAACTGCCTGTTCAAATACAAGGGCCGCTATTACATGTGCGCCTCCAACATCTACGGCTGGGACGCTTCTTTTGCTTACTACTTAGTGGCCGATGACATTCGCGGGCCTTATACACCCGCAAACGACATGCAGGTAATGGCTGGCTGCGCCGATGACTACGCACACGTTTCGCAAACCGGCTTTTTTGTAACGGTAAAAGGAAATAAAAAAGAAACCGTTGTTTATTGCGGCGACCGTTGGGCCGACTTTGCCGGCAACGGCCTCGGTTACAATCAATGGTGCCCGCTTTCCTTTAACGGCGCTGCGCCTTATTTCAATTCGCTCAATTCCTGGAACCTGGATGCCGCAACGGGTGAATGGACCGTAGCGCCGGACAACAACTACGCAAAGAACGGTAGCTTTGAAGCCGACCGCAAAGCAATACCAAGCCACGTAAAGCCGGTGCAAACAGACTTGCTGGGCTGGACGACCACGGTTATCGAAGGCAATAAGATTAGCCTCGACAGCTTGTCTTCGCCGGTTCTGAATCACACGAACAGCGACAGCGAAAGAAGATTCGTAACCGGCGAGAAAAGCCTGAACATTGGCGACAAAATTTCTTTCAGGCGAAAGGTTTCGCAAGCCATCGCATCATCGCCATTTGTTCCGTTGGAAGACGGAGTTTACACATTGACCGCGAGGATCAGAAACAGCAGCGGTTTTGCCAAACTTGAAATGTATGCGGAGAGCAAAGGAAAGACTTATAAGCTCGCCATAAAAGAAGAAAACACCGCGTGGAAAACAATCGAATTAAAAGGCATAGCCGTGAAAGGCGGCAAGGTAGAGATTGGCTTTACCGCGGAAGGTGCGGCCAATGCTTTTTGTTACGTTGATGACGTCTCGCTGCAAGTTGTTCAATCCGGCCGCACAAAAGGTGATGTTCAACTAAAACTTCGTTCTGAACAAACGCCGCCAACGCTGTTAGCGATACAAACAAAATAA
- a CDS encoding GDSL-type esterase/lipase family protein produces MKVKLKILLSCLLLPFVLIAQDGASKKKALNILTLGDSNGTFPYSWPKQLQAALPNATVFNISKSGRTIGFLNLGDSSLNSLFVIDENLKKAAAFTKNRPFDYIVIDLGTNDGKAVFADRQGEVPQNLERLIQKIKSSSCPAINNAKIIVISPTPYGTKAEATEKYKGGNKRVKKMSKTFKKIAKRNGCLFVNGFKTRGLNVETMTADGLHLDAEGSKLLIEPVLSLMMK; encoded by the coding sequence GTGAAAGTGAAATTGAAAATTCTTCTCTCCTGCCTGCTTCTTCCCTTCGTGCTCATCGCACAAGACGGGGCTTCAAAGAAGAAAGCATTAAACATTCTTACACTCGGCGACAGCAACGGAACCTTTCCCTACAGTTGGCCCAAACAATTGCAAGCCGCCTTGCCCAATGCAACGGTGTTCAACATCAGCAAATCGGGACGAACGATTGGCTTTTTAAATCTTGGCGACAGCAGCCTAAATTCCTTGTTCGTGATTGACGAGAACCTGAAGAAGGCGGCGGCCTTTACCAAAAACCGCCCCTTTGATTACATCGTTATAGACCTTGGAACAAATGACGGCAAAGCCGTTTTTGCCGACCGGCAGGGCGAAGTGCCGCAAAACTTAGAGAGGCTTATTCAAAAAATAAAATCCAGTTCCTGTCCTGCCATCAACAACGCAAAGATCATCGTCATCTCGCCCACGCCTTACGGCACGAAGGCCGAGGCAACGGAGAAATACAAAGGCGGCAACAAGCGGGTAAAGAAGATGAGCAAAACCTTTAAAAAAATAGCAAAGCGAAACGGTTGTCTTTTTGTAAACGGCTTCAAAACGCGGGGACTGAACGTGGAAACCATGACGGCCGATGGCTTGCATTTAGACGCGGAAGGTTCAAAGCTCCTGATAGAACCGGTGTTGTCGCTGATGATGAAATAG